A part of Chloroflexota bacterium genomic DNA contains:
- a CDS encoding helix-hairpin-helix domain-containing protein has protein sequence MDTLEKIKSFSINMPFEAAEDVQFCQNAIKYGQEIEHLKERFPVTQACLPNGQTIPLLKTMQTSVCENNCNYCVFRSGRDMPRAALTPDEMAKAVVKLSDAGIAKGVFLSSGIVHGGVRTQDRIIATAEVLRNRYHYPYYIHLKIMPGAEKDQIFRAMQLADRVSINLEGPNETSLNRLAPRKVFLEQLITPLRVIEQIRRANPSHLAWKGTWPTSCTQFVVGAVGETDLDLLQTTDKLRTQFKIARAYFSKFSPVLDTPFENLPPANLRRSNRLYQAFYLLRDYQFNLEDIEFSATGHLDLLKDPKLIWAEHHLQHQPIELNSADYDQLIKIPGIGPQIAQKIILSRRYGKIRDISDLRKLGVSTKRADRFILLDGRQPAYQPTLFNVH, from the coding sequence ATGGATACGCTTGAAAAGATTAAATCCTTTTCCATTAATATGCCCTTTGAGGCTGCGGAAGATGTGCAATTCTGTCAGAACGCCATCAAATATGGTCAGGAGATTGAGCACCTCAAAGAGCGTTTCCCGGTCACCCAGGCTTGCCTTCCCAATGGGCAAACCATCCCCCTGCTGAAGACCATGCAGACTTCAGTCTGCGAAAACAACTGTAATTATTGCGTTTTCCGCTCTGGTAGGGATATGCCTCGTGCGGCCCTCACTCCGGATGAGATGGCCAAGGCGGTTGTCAAGCTTTCCGATGCCGGGATTGCCAAAGGTGTCTTCCTCAGCTCGGGAATCGTCCACGGCGGCGTCCGAACCCAGGATCGGATCATCGCAACCGCTGAAGTCCTGCGTAACCGCTATCACTACCCTTACTATATTCACCTGAAGATCATGCCAGGGGCGGAAAAGGACCAGATCTTCCGTGCAATGCAGTTGGCGGATCGAGTTTCGATCAACCTGGAAGGTCCCAATGAGACCAGCCTCAACCGGCTGGCACCCCGCAAGGTCTTCCTTGAACAATTGATCACACCTCTGCGGGTCATCGAACAAATCCGCCGGGCCAACCCCTCCCATCTGGCCTGGAAAGGTACCTGGCCGACCAGCTGCACTCAATTTGTGGTCGGTGCCGTCGGCGAGACCGATCTGGACCTGCTGCAAACCACGGATAAACTGCGAACCCAATTCAAGATCGCCCGGGCCTACTTCTCAAAATTCAGCCCAGTACTGGATACGCCCTTTGAGAATCTCCCTCCAGCGAACCTGCGACGTTCAAATCGGCTCTACCAGGCCTTCTACCTCCTCCGAGATTACCAATTCAATCTGGAAGATATTGAATTCTCCGCCACCGGTCACCTAGACCTCCTCAAGGACCCCAAGCTGATTTGGGCGGAACATCACCTGCAGCACCAGCCCATTGAACTGAATTCTGCAGACTATGACCAACTGATCAAAATACCCGGGATCGGCCCTCAAATTGCCCAAAAGATCATCTTGAGCCGCCGCTATGGTAAGATTCGGGATATCAGCGACCTCCGAAAACTTGGGGTCTCTACCAAACGTGCCGACCGATTTATCCTGTTGGATGGCCGTCAACCCGCTTACCAACCTACTTTATTTAATGTTCACTGA
- a CDS encoding nucleoside hydrolase: protein MTKKILLDTDIGSDIDDAVALAYLLMQPEADILGVTTVSGQSQLRAEMVDAICQAAGREVPIYPGVAEPLLVPNRQPVAQQALKLDDWPHKSKFPTRKAVDFLAEQILAHPGEVTLLTIGPLTNIALLFALFPETIDALEQLVMMCGVFTDMPDNPWKAEWNALLDPHATEMVYNAPVKSHRSIGLDVTRQVRMSALEVKTRFTHPVFAPVVDFAEVWFREQEYMIFHDPLAAVSIFDPDVCRFTRGLVTVNSDVAAGLLGETLFDPGAAEKPHEVALQVDPESFFDSYFRVFG from the coding sequence ATGACCAAGAAGATCTTGCTGGACACTGATATTGGTTCGGATATTGATGATGCCGTTGCATTGGCCTATCTTCTGATGCAGCCGGAAGCGGACATTTTGGGCGTGACGACCGTCTCAGGCCAAAGCCAGTTGCGGGCCGAGATGGTGGATGCTATCTGTCAAGCAGCAGGGCGGGAGGTGCCTATTTACCCTGGCGTGGCGGAGCCGTTACTTGTGCCAAATCGCCAACCTGTGGCGCAGCAAGCCCTTAAATTGGATGACTGGCCGCACAAATCTAAGTTTCCCACTCGGAAGGCGGTGGATTTCCTGGCGGAACAGATTCTGGCACATCCGGGAGAGGTGACGCTGCTGACGATTGGGCCGCTGACCAATATTGCCTTGTTGTTCGCACTTTTTCCTGAAACCATCGATGCCTTGGAGCAGTTGGTGATGATGTGCGGCGTGTTTACGGATATGCCCGATAACCCCTGGAAAGCCGAATGGAATGCCCTGCTGGACCCGCACGCCACCGAGATGGTCTATAACGCACCGGTGAAGAGCCATCGCTCGATTGGCCTGGATGTCACCCGCCAGGTGAGGATGTCCGCCCTGGAGGTCAAAACTCGGTTTACCCACCCTGTCTTTGCGCCCGTCGTTGATTTTGCGGAAGTGTGGTTTCGAGAACAGGAATACATGATCTTTCATGATCCTCTGGCAGCGGTCTCAATCTTCGATCCGGATGTCTGCCGGTTCACAAGGGGGCTGGTGACCGTTAATAGCGATGTAGCAGCCGGATTGTTGGGTGAGACCCTATTCGATCCGGGAGCCGCGGAAAAACCGCATGAGGTTGCCCTGCAAGTTGATCCAGAAAGTTTCTTTGATTCTTATTTTAGGGTTTTTGGATGA
- a CDS encoding CPBP family intramembrane metalloprotease, whose amino-acid sequence MVKGSRKLLSFFLMAFAWMWGLNLPRVLAEFGAIEIPGWLSTTLGYLAAFAPSIMAFILVRRENGREGVKALWKSGWKSNGPKVWLFVAIFLMPIFGLLTLAIMMFFKIEMPWEYGLSPAMIVPIGLLIWLVGAVPEEYGWRGYALPKLLEKYSPLVASLLLGVIWGVWHLPLHLISTTTQYAIPIWQYILQIILLTFMFTFLHLKSKGSVLIAGLFHAFGNITGAVLPYWVLNSGRWISFSLMAAFVVFVVIKEKFWLRRYFETE is encoded by the coding sequence ATGGTGAAAGGAAGCAGAAAACTACTTTCGTTCTTTCTAATGGCATTTGCCTGGATGTGGGGGCTCAATTTGCCGAGGGTGTTGGCAGAATTTGGTGCAATTGAGATTCCAGGGTGGCTTTCAACGACCCTGGGTTATCTGGCGGCTTTTGCACCATCCATTATGGCCTTTATCTTGGTTCGGCGTGAAAATGGCAGAGAAGGGGTTAAAGCCTTATGGAAAAGTGGGTGGAAGAGTAACGGTCCAAAGGTTTGGCTATTTGTTGCCATTTTCCTGATGCCCATTTTTGGCCTGCTGACCCTGGCGATCATGATGTTTTTCAAGATAGAGATGCCCTGGGAATACGGTTTATCGCCTGCGATGATCGTACCAATTGGGCTTTTGATTTGGCTGGTGGGGGCGGTACCAGAAGAATATGGCTGGCGAGGGTATGCCTTGCCAAAATTGTTGGAAAAATACAGCCCGCTGGTTGCCAGCCTGCTCCTGGGCGTGATTTGGGGAGTCTGGCACTTACCGCTTCATTTAATCAGTACGACCACGCAGTATGCCATTCCTATCTGGCAATATATCCTCCAAATTATCCTCTTGACATTTATGTTCACATTCCTGCATCTCAAATCGAAAGGCAGTGTCCTCATTGCCGGTTTGTTTCATGCATTTGGCAATATCACCGGTGCAGTCTTGCCCTACTGGGTGCTCAATTCGGGTCGCTGGATTAGCTTTTCACTAATGGCGGCGTTTGTTGTCTTCGTCGTTATCAAAGAGAAATTCTGGCTAAGGCGGTACTTTGAAACTGAATAA
- a CDS encoding bifunctional (p)ppGpp synthetase/guanosine-3',5'-bis(diphosphate) 3'-pyrophosphohydrolase, with amino-acid sequence MVNVEFVKEIRPKIVDDFSDMGEFRPRTPAIAKAFDLGKRLHKGQVRLSGEPYFETHCVWIASFMDRLVQNEAWTIGSLLHDVVEDQGETLEEIQREFPGVLGKHVAYLVDGVTKMSNPRGGRSRELETLRKIARFRDPGVFLIKLADKSHNIMTLEYMTPEKQRQKATEAIRAYGKLAGILNCYRWRRWLEDMAFPYAEPDIYQFVTSQIDQDPRLEIGFINDMLEHLSALMDAEGINGTVRIIVNGYWQAWQKLRRMARDRRTSLDDFSAVNDIVSFRMLVEDSSVEACYRLLSRVNRFFNRNLDQNRFDDYIANPQHGYRALQVTAWLPDMGAIEVAIATEEMEGENLWGVIYALQHGKEINQYKPIQIFTPTGGTRFLPDGSTVLDAVAAIQDFLLDKIGRVEVNGEPRELSDPINPGDVVEVITDGQRMVPSEEWLDFCNLSTARQLRSVLITVALKQTAEEGREQLRPLLVERGIVDLEDVQVQERVKLENLLSSVSAASLDDLYSALGGGAIRLSEVNDALDEAGISREVLGWTTINIVGPGNTNKPGVLAYLAGLVSNFGGNILRTVNNTFSDGSFTLRWVIQGLDDSRKDDLLVAFINCEIELVKVEIV; translated from the coding sequence ATGGTGAATGTGGAGTTCGTGAAAGAGATTCGCCCCAAAATTGTTGATGATTTCAGCGATATGGGAGAATTTCGACCGCGCACACCGGCCATCGCCAAAGCATTTGACCTCGGGAAGAGATTGCATAAAGGCCAGGTCCGGCTGAGCGGGGAGCCATATTTTGAGACCCACTGTGTGTGGATTGCTTCATTTATGGACCGCCTGGTGCAGAATGAAGCCTGGACGATTGGCTCACTTTTACATGATGTCGTGGAAGACCAGGGGGAGACGCTGGAAGAGATTCAGCGCGAATTTCCTGGGGTGCTGGGTAAGCATGTGGCTTATCTGGTTGATGGCGTCACTAAGATGAGCAATCCCCGAGGCGGACGTTCAAGAGAATTGGAAACCCTCCGGAAGATCGCACGGTTCCGCGATCCGGGGGTTTTTCTTATTAAATTGGCCGACAAGAGCCATAACATCATGACACTGGAATATATGACCCCTGAGAAACAGCGCCAGAAGGCCACTGAGGCGATCCGGGCCTATGGCAAGCTGGCCGGTATTCTCAACTGCTATCGCTGGCGGCGCTGGTTGGAGGATATGGCTTTCCCTTATGCGGAGCCGGATATCTACCAGTTTGTCACCAGCCAGATTGACCAGGATCCCCGGTTGGAAATAGGGTTCATCAATGATATGCTTGAGCACCTTAGCGCCCTGATGGATGCTGAGGGGATCAATGGTACAGTGCGGATTATTGTCAATGGCTATTGGCAGGCCTGGCAGAAACTTCGTCGAATGGCCCGCGACCGTCGGACTTCACTGGATGATTTCTCAGCTGTGAATGATATTGTTAGTTTCCGAATGCTGGTCGAAGATTCAAGCGTTGAAGCCTGTTACCGGTTGCTTTCCAGAGTGAACCGGTTTTTTAATCGCAATTTGGATCAAAACCGATTTGATGACTATATTGCCAATCCCCAGCACGGCTATCGGGCGCTGCAGGTGACCGCCTGGCTGCCGGATATGGGTGCCATTGAAGTGGCAATTGCAACCGAGGAGATGGAAGGGGAAAACCTCTGGGGTGTGATCTATGCCCTGCAGCACGGCAAAGAGATCAACCAATATAAGCCGATCCAGATCTTCACGCCAACCGGTGGGACTCGCTTCCTTCCGGATGGCTCCACTGTTCTGGATGCTGTGGCGGCTATTCAGGATTTCCTGCTGGATAAGATCGGCCGGGTGGAGGTCAACGGAGAGCCACGTGAATTGAGTGACCCGATCAACCCCGGTGACGTTGTGGAGGTGATTACTGACGGCCAGCGGATGGTGCCTTCTGAGGAGTGGCTGGATTTTTGTAATTTGTCTACTGCACGTCAACTGCGTTCCGTGTTGATTACCGTCGCGCTGAAACAGACTGCTGAAGAAGGACGTGAACAACTGCGGCCTTTGCTGGTTGAACGCGGCATTGTGGATCTGGAGGATGTGCAGGTGCAGGAGCGGGTAAAGCTGGAAAACCTATTGAGCTCCGTTTCGGCTGCCAGCCTGGATGACCTCTATTCTGCCCTGGGCGGCGGCGCGATCCGTCTCTCAGAAGTCAATGATGCACTGGATGAAGCAGGGATCTCTCGTGAAGTGCTTGGCTGGACGACGATCAACATTGTTGGCCCGGGCAACACCAATAAACCTGGTGTGTTGGCTTATTTGGCGGGTCTGGTCTCAAACTTTGGGGGAAATATCCTGCGGACGGTGAACAACACTTTCTCGGATGGGTCGTTTACACTGCGCTGGGTGATCCAGGGACTGGATGACTCGCGTAAGGATGACCTGCTTGTGGCTTTTATCAATTGCGAGATTGAATTGGTCAAAGTGGAAATTGTTTAA